A window of Tachyglossus aculeatus isolate mTacAcu1 chromosome 21, mTacAcu1.pri, whole genome shotgun sequence genomic DNA:
ACAAAGTGGGAAGTAAGATTTTCATTCCAAGTCAAATATTCTGGCTAAAatcctgattaaaaaaaaaacacgaaGCAAATGTAACCCAGATGAACTCCGTACCTTTCCATGTCCCATTAGACAGAAACTTGCAACCCAAGAATATCTCTCATATCCAGGTTTATTGAAATGAAAAATTCAGAAAATATGCAGGTAAACAAAAATAGTGATTAAATAATGCCCCCCTGCCAAGTCACCCCTTAGACTTGAGAAGCAATTTGAAGTACTTGTggtccagcttttatttctgttTCCATAATAAAAGcaaatggagaaggaaggcagaTTTCTTCAGAGAAAAGTCCTCAGGTTCTCAAGTTTTAACAAGTTAAAAATGGATTAGAAGTACTTGTggtccagcttttatttctgtttccacaataaaaacaaatggagaaggaaggcagaTTTCTTCAGAGAAAAGTCCTCAGGTTCTCAAGTTTTAACAAGTTAAAAATGGATTGATTCGAATGCCATTCAATATTACTAATTCAGCTCTTTCTAGTTAACTAACATACCATCTTGTGCTACTTTCCTTCTTCTCCGCATATGGAGTAGAAGGATTAGCCAAGGCTCAAGAGCCTTCTATCAGAACCCACCAGAATCTTGGGTGATCCCGGTCTTCCAGCTCGTGCATCCGGCAGAGATGCCGGTTTTCCGAAATCCTCACGTCTTCCTCTGGTGAAAGATGAGCAGAAAAGCTACGACGGGTACCACCCGGAGCACGGGATCCGCTCAAACGCCGTCCCTGGAGCGGGGACCCTCCAGGCTGGGAGGCCTTTCATCCAGACTTGACCCGGATCTCTCAGCCTGCAGCACGAAGCATTTCTGCTCACTCTACCAACGCATCGGGAAGATTTGCCACCTTTAAGACGGAGAAATCCAGGGCCTTGGGAAACCGAGAGGAGCCGCCGCCTCGGGTGGCAAGTGTCCGTACCGTTGGTGGTATTCCAGTTCCTTGGATCTAAAGGCATCAAGTGACTTCAGACCgagttccccccctccccacccctgggggCTGCCCTGGGCCCCGCGAAGACCCCAGTCCAGAGATCTCTGTTCTCCAAGCCTCCTCCTCCGTCGGACGCTAGCTGCATCAAGGGGACGTAGGCGGCACATGGAAAGCGTTCCGCGTCCTCTCCGGGTTGGTGAGTAATACATCCGGGAGGCTCTGCAGCCGGTTGCTACTGACCGGAGAGGTCAGGGACAAGTCCCCCGTGGGCTCCGCACTAGTGCTGCGGTTGTTGTCGGACTCTCCCTTTGGCTGCGACATGAGCCGGCAGGTGATGAGCTTGGTGAAGAGGTTCGGGAAAGAGGGACTGGAGAAGTAGTACACCAGAGGATCCAGCATGCTGTTCATGTAGGTGAAGCTGAGGGTGATATAGAAGGCCAGGTCGGCCGAGCGAAAGACCTCGCAGTCGTGGACGCCCCGGGTATGGAGGAGCCAGAAGATGTGGATCCGCACGGCCACGCTGGGCATGAAGCAGATGACGAACACGATGGCCACCACGGTGATGAACCGGATGGCCCGCTTGATCTTGACCTGCTTGTCCAGCTGCCTTTGCCGCAGGCTCCAGACGATGCTGCTCGAACAGAACAGGATGATGCCCAGGGGCAGGAAGAACTCCAGGAGGAACATGGCATCGTGCCAGCGGAAAGTGGGGCAGATGGCGAAGCTGCTGCAGAAGCGGGAGTTGCCCAAGTGCTCCAGGTGGGAAGTGAAGAGGAGGTGCGAGGTGAGCCCGATGGTCACGCCCCACAGGAGGCCGGTGATGACGGCGGCAGTCCGGTTCGATATCTTGTTCAGGGGGTGGTGAGGGTAGACCACCCGGAAATACCGGTCCACGGCCACCACCGTGAGGAAGATGATGCTGCCCTGCCTGTTCATAGCCAGCATGAAGAGCATCAGGCGGCAGGGGATGTCCCCGAACGTCCAGTCCCACTTCCTCACGTAGTTGTCGGTCAAGAACGGGAGGCAGAAGATCAGAAGGAAATCGGCGATCGCCAGGTTGAACAGAAAGATCCGACTGGATTTCCAGGATTTCAGGTAGAAGCAGAAGGCCCACAGAGCCAGTCCGTTGCCGAGGGTTCCGAACACAAACTCCAGGCCCAGCACGGGGGGCAGTACTTGGGCGATGAACTTGTCTCGGAAAACGCAGCAGGTCTTGTTGTTCATGGCTACGGAATGACGGGCTCGGGCGGTCCTGACCAGAAGAGCCTCCTGAATACAACTGGTGAGGCAGAGCTACTGCCTTGGCTAGTGAACGCTCAAGGAAAGaggagagcgtgtgtgtgtgtgtgtgtgtgttgtgtgtgtgcgcgcgcagggGTGCACGCCTTTATGTTATGTGCGGAGTGTTGAAATAGGTGACTGAATGGTTACCAGGAAGCTGTGAAATAGCTTAAACAAATTTAGCAGCTGTTTGcgtaaacacccccccccccccaaccaaaaaaaaatcccttgggtCAAAAAAGAACTTTTTGAGAGGCACAACGTTTTAGCCGAATGAGTAGGATAAGGATAAAATGTAGCAAACGTAATCAGGCAGAGTGCCATTTGAAAGAGAAAGACATTCCATCGAGAGGGGTGGGTGCGTAGGTCTGCAGAGGAAAGGCTCCCGGCAAAATCTCATAAATGCTTGGTGGGTGTGcttatttaacaaaaaaaaaatgtttgacaGTCAGTACGGTCTTCAGACACTTTCAGAGGCGTTTCCCATGATTTCCTTCAGGATTGTTCTAAAAGCCTTTGAAAATATTGCCGGTTCCTTTTCAGGGCCAAGTGTCTCGACATTCTGAGCATTATTTGAAATTTCTCAGCTTCGGGTTCTGCAACTGCAGACTGTTTGGAAAATCTGAATTTATAGAAAGGACTCTTTTCTTTTGGTCTTGGCTCTGGTTTGATTTTCTAGGAATAGTTTCcaggggcaaattcattcattcaatcgtatttcttgagcacttactgtgtgcacagcactgtactaagcgcttgggaagtacaagttggcaacatatagagacagtccttacccaacaacgggctcacagtctagaagaatgaaacaAACATTTTTCTTCTCACTGATTTTGGACTTCTGGGTTTACTGAAGTAATCATTAACAGTTACTTTCAGGGAAACAAAATGTTTGGGATTAGGAACATAGATTTGGTGAAATTTATACCGATGAAGGGTGTGATGTATGTTTTGTTAAACTTTTCTACACAACTGCCCTGTTTTCTCATTTCCCTATTACCTTTTCCTGTCAGTTGCTATAGACGAAAGAAGTTAACCTTATTTGAACTCCTTTCCATGAAGAAGAGTGAATATTTTTCTCATGATGTCTCCCAGCTCGAGGAACTAActtttcagtgattttttttctctctcagttTCTCCATGGTGCTGTTCTCCTCCCTGAGAGAATTCAACAGACTTTCCAACTGACGTTCAAGAGAGAGTTTGTTTAATAATTGAGGCTCTCCATTCTTGGGTTAAACTATAGAGTGGAACAGCTCTGAATTTCATTAGGTTTTTCGGCTGTTCTTAGTGGATCTTAGACATGTCTTGTCTTGCTAGTGTCCCTTCTTCACTCCATCACCAAACCAGGTATTACTGTATGTAGAAATTTCCATGATGAATCATTAAAGGCAACTCTGTGAGGCTAAAAATGTTCCTAGCGGAAGTAACACTTGCAAGAAGCTGAGTTTAATCGGATCAATTGTACTGAAGAATGGGCGCAAGAAAAACTTAAAATATTCCAGGTGTTCTTATTGTCGCTTTCACTTGCTTAGTAACCATTTggatttgatcatcatcatcaatcgtatttattgagcacttactgtgtgcagagctctgtactaagcgcttgagaagtacaaattggcaacatatttgatattttaaagcactgtagtaaatgacTGAGAAAGTATGGtagaattattagacatgatAACTGACTCAAGGATCCTAAGGTGAAGCGGAGGAGGCAGATACTAAAACAAGTTATTGATaagagggagtaatacggagtaAAGATCAGTAAGGTCACATGAGCCTCAAGAAGGTGTgaggaataataactgtggtatttgctaagcattgactatgtgccaagcactggggtagatgcaagacaattaggtaagaataataatgctagcatttattaagcgcttactatgtgcaaagcactgttctaagcgctgcggaggttacaaggtgatcaggttgtcccccagggggctcacagtcttcatccccattttacagatgaggcaacagaggcccagagaagtgaagtgacttgcccaaagtcacacagcttttgaacccataacctctgactccaaagcccgtgctctttccactgagccacgctgcttctctgtaagagaCAAGTAggcaagagacagtccctgttccacatgggcctcacagtccaagtagaagagtGAACAGGTTGggaatccccactttaaaaatgagaaaactgaggcacagagaagccaagtgatttgcctgaagtaacccagcaggccagtggtaggggtgtgattagaacccaggtcctctgactcccaggctgtgccctttccactaggccacactgctcctcaagtgCCCAACTGCTTAGGTGAAGAGGAAGGGCTGAAGAGGCAATAGAAGGGAAATAGGTTGGGGATCTGAGAAATCATtaggggaaggtctcctggagatgtgatttcaaaag
This region includes:
- the LOC119942666 gene encoding hydroxycarboxylic acid receptor 2-like isoform X1 is translated as MPVPFPSAMNNKTCCVFRDKFIAQVLPPVLGLEFVFGTLGNGLALWAFCFYLKSWKSSRIFLFNLAIADFLLIFCLPFLTDNYVRKWDWTFGDIPCRLMLFMLAMNRQGSIIFLTVVAVDRYFRVVYPHHPLNKISNRTAAVITGLLWGVTIGLTSHLLFTSHLEHLGNSRFCSSFAICPTFRWHDAMFLLEFFLPLGIILFCSSSIVWSLRQRQLDKQVKIKRAIRFITVVAIVFVICFMPSVAVRIHIFWLLHTRGVHDCEVFRSADLAFYITLSFTYMNSMLDPLVYYFSSPSFPNLFTKLITCRLMSQPKGESDNNRSTSAEPTGDLSLTSPVSSNRLQSLPDVLLTNPERTRNAFHVPPTSP
- the LOC119942666 gene encoding hydroxycarboxylic acid receptor 2-like isoform X2, whose protein sequence is MNNKTCCVFRDKFIAQVLPPVLGLEFVFGTLGNGLALWAFCFYLKSWKSSRIFLFNLAIADFLLIFCLPFLTDNYVRKWDWTFGDIPCRLMLFMLAMNRQGSIIFLTVVAVDRYFRVVYPHHPLNKISNRTAAVITGLLWGVTIGLTSHLLFTSHLEHLGNSRFCSSFAICPTFRWHDAMFLLEFFLPLGIILFCSSSIVWSLRQRQLDKQVKIKRAIRFITVVAIVFVICFMPSVAVRIHIFWLLHTRGVHDCEVFRSADLAFYITLSFTYMNSMLDPLVYYFSSPSFPNLFTKLITCRLMSQPKGESDNNRSTSAEPTGDLSLTSPVSSNRLQSLPDVLLTNPERTRNAFHVPPTSP